In Oncorhynchus gorbuscha isolate QuinsamMale2020 ecotype Even-year linkage group LG02, OgorEven_v1.0, whole genome shotgun sequence, a single genomic region encodes these proteins:
- the LOC123996795 gene encoding uncharacterized protein LOC123996795, giving the protein MFYYSSPKPLLLVVLIVLFNGHNWAEKMVGIIGHGVTIRFSLQNMSTASSNRSIGLYKNNKKIAECIHDVHSCCLQSHLCFSKNKEASFFIQNLTSVDNGTYWIMLFQINRDPPMLKSNEVSLILQSNGNTAESPSVTSNAAGDGFSDRGNANHVYVLIIFAVLGVTIIALLIGLLGWFCWTYKRSTEWDQQENLKAKQQGSGEASTSMSVYSVEYGVLDFNSRPNGEEANRHGREREGGVVRSAETVEYAAITFPPQQRESYGR; this is encoded by the exons ATGTTCTACTACTCTAGCCCAAAGCCTCTCTTACTGGTTGTCCTCATCGTGCTGTTCAACG gACATAACTGGGCAGAGAAAATGGTGGGAATCATAGGTCATGGGGTCACCATCCGTTTCTCACTTCAGAACATGTCCACAGCATCTAGTAATCGGTCAATTGGtctttacaaaaataataaaaagaTTGCTGAATGTATTCATGATGTGCACAGCTGTTGCTTACAAAGCCACCTCTGCTTCTCTAAGAATAAAGAGGCCTCTTTCTTCATCCAAAATCTGACATCAGTTGACAACGGAACGTATTGGATCATGTTGTTCCAAATCAATAGAGATCCTCCCATGCTAAAAAGCAATGAGGTGTCGCTTATCCTTCAATCGAATGGTAACACCGCAG AATCCCCATCAGTCACCTCTAACGCCGCAGGTGATGGTTTCAGCGACCGTGGAAACGCCAACCATGTCTATGTCCTGATCATCTTTGCTGTTTTGGGGGTGACAATCATAGCTCTGTTAATCGGACTGCTTGGTTGGTTCTGCTGGACCTACAAAAGGAGCACAG AATGGGACCAGCAAGAGAACCTCAAAGCCAAGCAACAG GGGTCAGGAGAGGCGTCCACCTCCATGTCTGTGTATTCTGTAGAATACGGTGTGCTGGACTTCAACAGTAGACCCAATGGAGAAGAGGCGAACAggcatgggagggagagggagggaggagtggtaAGGTCTGCAGAGACAGTGGAATATGCTGCAATCACCTTTCCCCCACAACAAAGGGAGTCATACGGGAGATAG